One window of the Sparus aurata chromosome 7, fSpaAur1.1, whole genome shotgun sequence genome contains the following:
- the dtx3 gene encoding putative E3 ubiquitin-protein ligase DTX3, giving the protein MGSQVSSDEMSVRAGQGSDEVLVSQAVWDYLAAAGRPWLIDFQQKQGMSAGIIRRGERGGCCAVRLQPVEGSRSSGAGVMDEPISSETRKAFIDLCRCARKEMSKQEGGPKRKRALLPCVGVLEPNGEGSLLQPPPPQPRRSQRQQQRFRKPADEEACAMLHEAAQRKDTDSNLASHSEAEDNKTCSICMGDIVEKTTLERCGHSFCRSCLDQAFKVKKACPVCRLVYGQLIGNQPANGTMIVERDPDLELPGHEGYGCVCIIYSFPPGLQAPEHPNPGVRYPGTDRVAYLPDSPEGNRVLGLLRRAFEQRLIFTIGTSMTTGMQNVITWNDIHHKTSIWGGPRCFGYPDPTYLVRVTEELREKGITAD; this is encoded by the exons ATGGGATCACAAG TTTCTTCTGATGAGATGAGTGTGCGTGCTGGCCAGGGCAGTGATGAGGTACTGGTTTCACAGGCGGTGTGGGATTACCTGGCTGCAGCTGGGCGGCCCTGGCTCATTGACTTCCAGCAGAAGCAGGGCATGAGCGCTGGCATCATTAGgcgaggagagagggggggctGCTGCGCCGTGAGGCTGCAGCCGGTGGAGGGCTCCAGGAGCTCTGGAGCTGGCGTGATGGATGAACCCATCTCCAGCGAGACACGAAAAGCCTTCATTGACTTATGCCGCTGTGCCCGCAAAGAAATGAGCAAACAGGAGGGGGGACCCAAGAGGAAGAGGGCTCTGCTTCCCTGTGTGGGAGTCCTGGAGCCAAACGGAGAGGGGAGCCTGCTTCAGCCTCCGCCTCCCCAGCCTCGGCGCTCccagagacagcagcagaggtTCAGGAAGCCTGCTGATGAGGAGGCTTGCGCCATGCTCCACGAGGCAGCCCAGAGGAAGGACACGGACTCCAACTTGGCTTCTCATAGTGAGGCAGAGGACAACAAAACTTGTTCAATCTGCATGGGGGACATAGTGGAGAAGACAACCCTGGAGAGGTGTGGCCATTCATTCTGCCGCTCTTGCCTGGATCAAGCCTTTAAGGTGAAGAAAGCGTGTCCTGTGTGTCGGCTGGTGTACGGCCAGTTGATTGGGAACCAGCCTGCTAATGGTACAATGATCGTAGAGCGAGATCCTGATCTGGAGCTTCCTGGCCATGAAGGCTACGGGTGTGTCTGCATCATCTACAGCTTCCCTCCTGGCCTACAGGCG CCAGAACACCCCAACCCAGGAGTTCGGTACCCAGGAACAGACCGCGTGGCCTACCTCCCTGACAGCCCTGAGGGGAACCGTGTGCTGGGTCTGCTGCGCCGGGCCTTTGAACAGCGCCTTATCTTCACCATTGGTACCTCCATGACTACGGGCATGCAAAATGTCATCACTTGGAATGACATTCACCACAAGACCTCAATATGGGGCGGGCCCCGCTG TTTTGGCTACCCAGACCCCACTTACCTGGTGCGAGTgacagaggagctcagagagaaaggcatcacagctgactga
- the LOC115584388 gene encoding probable E3 ubiquitin-protein ligase DTX3 isoform X2, producing MENSPNCDPGVVNSAEENCAICLDKVREKKTLTCLHSFCSECINSVFKSKPACPICNTYHGKYTGNQPVGTMNVTRSWMNLPGFDRCGTIVIQYSFPAGIQGAEHPNPGVRYSSTSRTAYLPDCEEGNKVLRLLTKAFERKLIFTVGRSVTTGLNNVITWNDIHHKTNIDGGPQSFGYPDPEYLSRVQEELRLKGVTEDN from the exons atggaaaacagcCCAAACTGTGACCCCGGTGTAGTCAACAGCGCCGAGGAGAACTGCGCCATTTGCTTGGATAAAGTTCGGGAGAAGAAAACGCTGACGTGCCTCCACTCTTTCTGCTCTGAGTGTATCAACTCGGTCTTCAAGTCGAAGCCCGCTTGTCCGATATGCAACACCTACCACGGAAAGTACACCGGGAACCAGCCGGTCGGCACCATGAACGTGACGCGCAGCTGGATGAACCTGCCTGGCTTTGACCGCTGCGGAACTATTGTGATCCAGTACAGTTTCCCAGCAGGGATACAAGGG GCCGAGCACCCAAACCCTGGGGTGAGGTACAGCAGCACCTCTCGTACTGCCTACCTGCCAGACTGCGAAGAGGGCAATAAAGTCCTGCGGCTGCTGACAAAAGCCTTCGAAAGGAAACTCATCTTCACCGTTGGAAGATCGGTTACCACAGGCCTCAACAATGTCATCACCTGGAACGACATTCATCACAAAACCAACATAGACGGTGGCCCACAAAG TTTTGGGTATCCAGATCCAGAGTATTTGTCCAGAGTTCAGGAGGAGCTTCGTCTTAAAGGAGTGACAGAGGATAACTGA
- the stat6 gene encoding signal transducer and activator of transcription 6 isoform X2: protein MAQWIHMSQMIQCLPDDTINSLYPPTAFPIEVRHFLAEWIESQRWDDFALEKVEQESQAQALLDQTINMLQSIAQQNANVVDRMKLMQISRNMTMFQQQPLQFGVMVRDILRKEIVLLSTYQNRQSSHPNMQDVDHLVLKVLDVQEIRQKMHHLQEELNWERENYEGPMQQNGLDPAKSEIQKLQNRIQQLEYNVKAMATKRFQLLKESVDFLDQCQTRLISRLKAWRWEQHKAAIGHPFDENLNPLQTWCEQLLGVNGKLRQELMLIGEPIPELQERLGQLLQVLIQSSLVVEKQPPQVIKTQSKFSTTVRYLLGEKVAPGKPVVLKAQIINELQARNLGSVPGDNVGELINNTAILEHNTSSKSTCATFRNMSIKKIKRADRKGSESVTEEKFALLFSTEISITGCDTPYRIQMISLPVVVIVHGSQDNNALATIIWDCAFSEADRVPFVVPERVPWRMMYSTLNSKFTSEVGTKHNLDQYNQHFLAQKIFDKPDFADDYSNTMVSWAQFNKEVLPGRPFTFWQWFEGVMELTKKHLKTYWSEGLIFGFIGKQHLHLILKDRPNGTFLLRFSDSEIGGITIAYVSASENGGQKIQNIQPFTKRDLDIRSLGDRIRDIGHITHLYPEFPKHEVFKKFYTEPQLPLNGGYIPVSLQTKVGAEAGSATQPPPGMAAVGDNSHSNVHFPVHQFQASFSQSESIHQEIMETAASPGVDFSPNPPVYNELPPANNMELDLDTLLQDLSPGN from the exons ATGGCCCAGTGGATACACATGTCCCAGATGATACAGTGCCTGCCTGATGACACCATCAACAGCCTCTACCCCCCTACCGCCTTCCCCATTGAAGTCCGACACTTTTTAGCTGAATGGATTGAGAGCCAAAGATG GGATGATTTTGCGCTGGAGAAGGTGGAGCAGGAGAGCCAGGCTCAGGCTCTCCTGGATCAGACCATCAACATGCTGCAGTCGATTGCTCAGCAGAACGCCAATGTGGTGGACAGGATGAAGCTGATGCAGATCAGCAGGAACATG ACCATGTttcagcagcagcctctccagTTTGGTGTGATGGTCCGGGATATCCTCAGAAAGGAGATTGTTCTGCTCAGCACG TACCAGAATAGACAGTCCTCACACCCCAACATGCAGGATGTAGACCACCTGGTTCTGAAGGTGCTGGACGTCCAGGAGATCCGGCAAAAGATGCACCACCTGCAAGAAGAACTCAACTGGGAGAGGGAAAACTATGAGG GGCCGATGCAACAGAATGGACTGGATCCCGCAAAGTCAGAAATCCAGAAACTCCAGAACCGCATCCAACAGCTGGAGTACAATGTAAAAGCAATGGCCACG AAGCGTTTCCAGTTGTTGAAGGAGTCTGTGGACTTTCTGGACCAGTGTCAGACCCGACTGATCAGCAGGCTGAAGGCGTGGAGGTGGGAGCAGCACAAGGCCGCAATCGGACATCCCTTTGACGAGAACCTAAACCCCCTGCAGACGTG gTGTGAGCAGCTGCTCGGGGTGAACGGGAAGTTGAGACAGGAATTGATGCTGATAGGAGAACCGATCCCAGAGCTCCAGGAAAGGCTGGGTCAACTTCTGCAGGTTCTGATACAAAG CTCTCTTGTAGTGGAAAAGCAGCCCCCTCAGGTCATTAAGACCCAGTCAAAGTTCTCCACCACTGTGCGATATCTTCTGGGGGAGAAGGTGGCTCCCGGAAAGCCTGTGGTGCTGAAGGCGCAGATCATTAATGAACTACAGGCCAGGAACCTGGGCAGTGTTCCTGG TGATAATGTCGGGGAACTGATCAACAACACAGCCATCCTGGAGCACAACACGTCCAGCAAGAGCACATGTGCCACCTTCAGGAATATG TCTATCAAGAAGATCAAGAGAGCAGACCGGAAGGGATCAGAGTCAGTGACGGAGGAGAAATTTGCACTCTTGTTCTCGACAGAAATCTCTATCACAGGCTGTGACACTCCCTACAGGATACAG ATGATCTCACTCCCGGTGGTCGTCATTGTCCATGGCAGTCAGGACAACAACGCTCTGGCGACCATCATATGGGACTGTGCTTTTTCTGAGGCA GACAGAGTGCCGTTCGTGGTGCCGGAGCGCGTTCCCTGGAGGATGATGTACAGCACTCTAAACAGTAAATTCACGTCTGAGGTTGGCACCAAACACAATCTGGACCAGTACAACCAGCACTTCCTGGCCCAGAAGATATTCGACAAGCCCGACTTTGCTGACGACTATAGCAACACAATGGTTTCCTGGGCCCAGTTTAATAAG GAGGTTCTCCCGGGACGACCGTTCACCTTCTGGCAGTGGTTTGAGGGCGTGATGGAGCTGACCAAGAAGCACCTGAAGACCTACTGGAGCGAAGG GCTGATATTTGGTTTCATTGGGAAGCAGCATCTACACCTCATTCTCAAAGACAGGCCCAACGGGACGTTCCTGCTTCGCTTCAGTGACTCTGAGATCGGAGGCATCACCATCGCATATGTGTCTGCTTCTGAGA ATGGTGGACAGAAAATCCAGAACATCCAGCCCTTCACCAAAAGAGATCTCGACATCCGTAGCCTTGGTGATCGCATCCGGGACATCGGCCACATAACACACCTGTATCCTGAATTTCCTAAACACGAAGTTTTCAAAAAGTTCTACACAG AGCCTCAACTGCCACTCAACGGAGGTTACATCCCTGTGTCGCTCCAAACTAAAGTCGGAGC gGAAGCTGGCTCAGCCACACAACCGCCTCCTGGTATGGCAGCTGTCGGTGACAACTCTCACAGTAATGTTCACTTTCCTGT gcatCAGTTTCAGGCGTCATTCAGCCAGTCAGAGTCCATCCATCAAGAGATAATGGAAACGGCAGCAAGTCCTGGTGTGGACTTCAGTCCAAACCCTCCTGTCTACAATGAact GCCCCCAGCAAACAACATGGAGCTGGATTTGGACACTCTCCTCCAGGATCTGAGTCCTGGTAATTAG
- the ptges3a gene encoding prostaglandin E synthase 3, producing the protein MHPATAKWYDRRDTVFVDFCVEDSKDVQVRFDTAKVTFSCVSGADKIKHQNTVELFGEIDPKESKHKRTDRSVLCCLRKAEAGKAWPRLTKDKTKNNWLSVDFINWKDWEDDSDEDLSSFDKFSEMMNSMGGDDLPDLDGPEEERDSADSDDEKMPDLE; encoded by the exons AT GCATCCTGCAACAGCAAAGTGGTATGACAGACGAGACACTGTTTTTGTAGATTTCTGTGTGGAGGACAGTAAAGATGTGCAAGTTCGTTTTGACACCGCCAAAGTTACTTTCAG CTGTGTCAGTGGAGCAGATAAAATCAAACACCAGAATACAGTGGAGCTTTTTGGGGAGATTGACCCCAAA GAATCCAAACACAAACGCACTGATaggtctgtgttgtgttgtttacgAAAAGCAGAGGCTGGAAAAGCATGGCCACGACTTACCAAAGACAAGACAAAG AACAACTGGCTGAGTGTGGATTTCATTAATTGGAAAGACTGGGAAGATGACTCAGATGAGGACTTGTCAAGTTTTGACAAATTCTCAGAG ATGATGAACAGCATGGGAGGAGATGATCTACCTGATTTAGATGGTCCAGAGGAAGAG CGTGATTCTGCAGACAGTGACGATGAAA AAATGCCTGACCTTGAGTAG
- the mipa gene encoding major intrinsic protein of lens fiber a: MWEFRSMSFWRAVFAEFYGTMFFVFFGLGAALRWTTGPHNVLHVAFCFGLAAATLIQSIGHISGGHINPAVTFAYLIGSQMSLFRAFFYIMAQCLGAMAGAAVLYGVTPSNMRGNLALNTLQPGISLGMATTMEVFLTLQLVVCIFAVTDERRNGRLGSAALAIGFSVLMGHLLGMYYTGAGMNPARSFAPAVLVRNFVNHWVYWVGPMIGGAMGALLYDFMLFPRMRGLSERLATLKGTRPPEAEGQQETRGEPIELKTQAL, translated from the exons ATGTGGGAGTTCAGGTCCATGTCCTTCTGGCGGGCGGTGTTCGCCGAGTTCTACGGCACAATGTTCTTTGTATTCTTTGGGCTGGGGGCAGCCCTCCGCTGGACCACTGGGCCCCATAATGTCCTCCATGTTGCCTTTTGCTTTGGGCTGGCGGCTGCCACCCTCATCCAGTCCATCGGCCACATCAGCGGAGGACACATCAACCCAGCTGTTACCTTTGCCTACCTGATTGGCTCGCAGATGTCCCTGTTCCGCGCTTTCTTCTACATCATGGCCCAGTGTCTGGGAGCCATGGCTGGTGCCGCAGTGCTCTATGGGGTCACACCCAGCAACATGAGGGGAAACCTCGCACTCAACACG CTGCAGCCAGGCATCAGCCTGGGCATGGCCACCACCATGGAGGTCTTCCTCACCCTGCAGCTCGTTGTCTGCATCTTCGCCGTGACTGATGAGAGGCGCAACGGACGCCTGGGCTCTGCTGCCCTTGCCATCGGCTTCTCTGTGCTCATGGGGCATCTTCTTGGG ATGTACTACACTGGAGCAGGAATGAACCCAGCCAGGTCCTTCGCCCCTGCTGTCCTGGTCAGGAATTTTGTCAACCACTGG GTGTACTGGGTGGGACCTATGATCGGTGGTGCCATGGGCGCTCTCCTGTACGACTTCATGCTGTTCCCCCGTATGCGCGGCCTTTCCGAGAGGCTCGCCACACTGAAGGGCACCAGGCCCCCAGAGGCCGAgggccagcaggagaccaggGGAGAGCCCATCGAGCTCAAGACACAGGCCCTATAA
- the stat6 gene encoding signal transducer and activator of transcription 6 isoform X1, whose amino-acid sequence MAQWIHMSQMIQCLPDDTINSLYPPTAFPIEVRHFLAEWIESQRWDDFALEKVEQESQAQALLDQTINMLQSIAQQNANVVDRMKLMQISRNMTMFQQQPLQFGVMVRDILRKEIVLLSTPPQLPNPPQYPQYQNRQSSHPNMQDVDHLVLKVLDVQEIRQKMHHLQEELNWERENYEGPMQQNGLDPAKSEIQKLQNRIQQLEYNVKAMATKRFQLLKESVDFLDQCQTRLISRLKAWRWEQHKAAIGHPFDENLNPLQTWCEQLLGVNGKLRQELMLIGEPIPELQERLGQLLQVLIQSSLVVEKQPPQVIKTQSKFSTTVRYLLGEKVAPGKPVVLKAQIINELQARNLGSVPGDNVGELINNTAILEHNTSSKSTCATFRNMSIKKIKRADRKGSESVTEEKFALLFSTEISITGCDTPYRIQMISLPVVVIVHGSQDNNALATIIWDCAFSEADRVPFVVPERVPWRMMYSTLNSKFTSEVGTKHNLDQYNQHFLAQKIFDKPDFADDYSNTMVSWAQFNKEVLPGRPFTFWQWFEGVMELTKKHLKTYWSEGLIFGFIGKQHLHLILKDRPNGTFLLRFSDSEIGGITIAYVSASENGGQKIQNIQPFTKRDLDIRSLGDRIRDIGHITHLYPEFPKHEVFKKFYTEPQLPLNGGYIPVSLQTKVGAEAGSATQPPPGMAAVGDNSHSNVHFPVHQFQASFSQSESIHQEIMETAASPGVDFSPNPPVYNELPPANNMELDLDTLLQDLSPGN is encoded by the exons ATGGCCCAGTGGATACACATGTCCCAGATGATACAGTGCCTGCCTGATGACACCATCAACAGCCTCTACCCCCCTACCGCCTTCCCCATTGAAGTCCGACACTTTTTAGCTGAATGGATTGAGAGCCAAAGATG GGATGATTTTGCGCTGGAGAAGGTGGAGCAGGAGAGCCAGGCTCAGGCTCTCCTGGATCAGACCATCAACATGCTGCAGTCGATTGCTCAGCAGAACGCCAATGTGGTGGACAGGATGAAGCTGATGCAGATCAGCAGGAACATG ACCATGTttcagcagcagcctctccagTTTGGTGTGATGGTCCGGGATATCCTCAGAAAGGAGATTGTTCTGCTCAGCACG CCTCCCCAGTTGCCTAACCCTCCACAATACCCACAGTACCAGAATAGACAGTCCTCACACCCCAACATGCAGGATGTAGACCACCTGGTTCTGAAGGTGCTGGACGTCCAGGAGATCCGGCAAAAGATGCACCACCTGCAAGAAGAACTCAACTGGGAGAGGGAAAACTATGAGG GGCCGATGCAACAGAATGGACTGGATCCCGCAAAGTCAGAAATCCAGAAACTCCAGAACCGCATCCAACAGCTGGAGTACAATGTAAAAGCAATGGCCACG AAGCGTTTCCAGTTGTTGAAGGAGTCTGTGGACTTTCTGGACCAGTGTCAGACCCGACTGATCAGCAGGCTGAAGGCGTGGAGGTGGGAGCAGCACAAGGCCGCAATCGGACATCCCTTTGACGAGAACCTAAACCCCCTGCAGACGTG gTGTGAGCAGCTGCTCGGGGTGAACGGGAAGTTGAGACAGGAATTGATGCTGATAGGAGAACCGATCCCAGAGCTCCAGGAAAGGCTGGGTCAACTTCTGCAGGTTCTGATACAAAG CTCTCTTGTAGTGGAAAAGCAGCCCCCTCAGGTCATTAAGACCCAGTCAAAGTTCTCCACCACTGTGCGATATCTTCTGGGGGAGAAGGTGGCTCCCGGAAAGCCTGTGGTGCTGAAGGCGCAGATCATTAATGAACTACAGGCCAGGAACCTGGGCAGTGTTCCTGG TGATAATGTCGGGGAACTGATCAACAACACAGCCATCCTGGAGCACAACACGTCCAGCAAGAGCACATGTGCCACCTTCAGGAATATG TCTATCAAGAAGATCAAGAGAGCAGACCGGAAGGGATCAGAGTCAGTGACGGAGGAGAAATTTGCACTCTTGTTCTCGACAGAAATCTCTATCACAGGCTGTGACACTCCCTACAGGATACAG ATGATCTCACTCCCGGTGGTCGTCATTGTCCATGGCAGTCAGGACAACAACGCTCTGGCGACCATCATATGGGACTGTGCTTTTTCTGAGGCA GACAGAGTGCCGTTCGTGGTGCCGGAGCGCGTTCCCTGGAGGATGATGTACAGCACTCTAAACAGTAAATTCACGTCTGAGGTTGGCACCAAACACAATCTGGACCAGTACAACCAGCACTTCCTGGCCCAGAAGATATTCGACAAGCCCGACTTTGCTGACGACTATAGCAACACAATGGTTTCCTGGGCCCAGTTTAATAAG GAGGTTCTCCCGGGACGACCGTTCACCTTCTGGCAGTGGTTTGAGGGCGTGATGGAGCTGACCAAGAAGCACCTGAAGACCTACTGGAGCGAAGG GCTGATATTTGGTTTCATTGGGAAGCAGCATCTACACCTCATTCTCAAAGACAGGCCCAACGGGACGTTCCTGCTTCGCTTCAGTGACTCTGAGATCGGAGGCATCACCATCGCATATGTGTCTGCTTCTGAGA ATGGTGGACAGAAAATCCAGAACATCCAGCCCTTCACCAAAAGAGATCTCGACATCCGTAGCCTTGGTGATCGCATCCGGGACATCGGCCACATAACACACCTGTATCCTGAATTTCCTAAACACGAAGTTTTCAAAAAGTTCTACACAG AGCCTCAACTGCCACTCAACGGAGGTTACATCCCTGTGTCGCTCCAAACTAAAGTCGGAGC gGAAGCTGGCTCAGCCACACAACCGCCTCCTGGTATGGCAGCTGTCGGTGACAACTCTCACAGTAATGTTCACTTTCCTGT gcatCAGTTTCAGGCGTCATTCAGCCAGTCAGAGTCCATCCATCAAGAGATAATGGAAACGGCAGCAAGTCCTGGTGTGGACTTCAGTCCAAACCCTCCTGTCTACAATGAact GCCCCCAGCAAACAACATGGAGCTGGATTTGGACACTCTCCTCCAGGATCTGAGTCCTGGTAATTAG